The window attaggaagatgatcatggttctagctcatttgagcattttatcaaacactaagtgtgcatgaggtttcaatgtcctttttatgaaggattccatcaaccacaacccaatctttatcatttttagctcaaccatcttcctacaccctttgataacacatgcatgtaaaataaacaactctcatgtccaaaatttatcttgctaattacccattttcagaagatttcgaaattagggtttagggtgtagaatcttacctctaggatgaagacctagtgagcttcccttcttaatctttcaaaacttgagcaagaattgaagaaaaattattgaagaacaccttctcaatctagggcactctctctcactctaaaatatcagattatatctcaaaaatggcccaaagagtgtatttaatgaaatagggttgggttttaaaaatccaaaaaatagagCTAcagaacaaggtatgcgatcgcataaccgatatgcggaccgcatatcggtcgcataattagttacaaaatagccaaaagaactgactgtgtatgcggtcgcatagtcgaccgcataattgcttccaattggctcaattaactgcctcactctgcagccattatgcggtccacagagtgattctgcggtcgcataatggaccataTAAATacacttttccgccaaaaatatttttttactttccggtgcattgttcaacccaaaaggtccgagcggcggcgagcaagctcgccgcgaataATTTCTACAATCCTAAAATATGTAAGCCTAGTCCGACACCATagaacattattttctttgcaaaatttaccgggcttaccacttaagtacttcgaattttttcggggtgttacaaaaatgcgagatgctatgtcggaaaaataattttcaaaaactaaatataaaggctcccgtagtgatataaggaaagttgtgatttatttttacgatttgagactacgaggcggtaccttagGAGGGCTCTTGTTGTCATTTCCCTTTTTTTTGCACTTGTCTTTGAATGTTGTTTTTCTTAGCATACTACTATTTGTTTTTCTCAGTGATTGCAATTTTTGCTCAGTTCTATGTAGCTAACCTTGTTGTGATGGTCGCTGCTTCAAACTTCATTGCTGCTTTCATTACACTGTACATTTCACGGTGATCATTTTCTATatgccattcattgtctctactcatATTTGTTGACTAGAATTATTGTAgaatacttgcacaagcatacacgtagttaaatcacccatatcggtttcAAAAAGTGAATCCTAGCGTCATTAATCATTATACGTACTCTTgtctacttgccttctgtgtgagggATGTTCTATTGGCATGTGAGTCATCTGTGCGGATAtgagttgtaatgtgggcacCAGATGCCAAGTaattagggttcaagaattgggACTCGTGAGTTGTGATTATGAGCTTCAAAACCTCGTGTAAATGCTTGAACCAATCGGGTGTGACAGTGGtagttcttattgagttgttgctggtttttcctttattttgattTTACGGGACTTAGATTGTGTCCAACTTACTCTACGACATTATTACCTGACTGCTTTCTgttaaatattattgttattggtGTCTCGTTGCAAGTATTGTTTGGTATTCTTTATCCTGCTTAGTTGTAtattaattttgtttttctttgtaaGTTCACATTCACACTTTTTCAGGTTGTTTAGttcggtaggtgtcttgactatctttcgtcactactccatcggggttagtattgatacttactaggtaaccctgtagtgtactcatactacgcttctatatatttttgtgcagatctaggtgccacggttgttgttgattattagatAGTTGGTCGAGCTATGGAGACTAAGGGTAAACATGTCGTCTCGTTCGTAGGCCTCCGAGACaccttttgatatttttattgtactgtttaATTCTATCCCGAACAGttgtattttggaatttttctagcaaactctatagagcttatgacttgtactaccgtttttgggaattgtaatttgtataagatttttatctcgtatttttcatttaatgttgaattcttctatttattgagtaagtgttaggcttacctaatcttagagactaaatgccgtcacgacatcttacAGAGAGAAagtggggtcgtgacaaaatattCCAACCGTATAAGGTAGACAATAATCACTATTAATGAATAGTACTTCACTATTGTAAATAATGTTAGTAATGATGATCAATAGTATTGCACTATTCTTATGAACAGAACCTGCACCAATACCGTACTTTTCTATCAGAGTTACACtgtctgtgctctgataccaattgttgggAAGCGTGTCAGGCtaatagaaaggaaaaaatatttaaaagataaAATCAATAAAATGCACAAGAGAAGACATGACTTACGTGGTTCGACAATTTTTGCCTACTCTACGATCACATAAATaatagttctttatttattaaagaaaaaaaagaggttgATGGATGATTTACAGTTGAGGAAGGGGATGCCTATTTATAGGCAGAGCGTCTGCTGAAAGAAACTTTTCAGCGAATCTAAATACGCCGATGACTAAACTGCAAATTGCGCTCCGAATTCTTCTTTCACATCTCAGCCTACCAACACTTTTCCAcgttttatttcttctcttttttctctttgtcttcttttacatcttttatcttctttcttttatttcttttacaaCTGTGTTTGTTCCTTTCAAACAAGACATCCCGCGTTCATGTAGGGCCCGAGAAAAGGGTCGTAGTTCAAGAGGTGTGATATAGACAGTCTATCCAATGCAAGCATTAATGGCTACTTCCACGGCTCTAACTCGTGACTTATAGGTCACACAAAGATATTTTACATATTTTAACACTTAGCAAATTCCTTATAAAAACAGTTTTAACTTGGCCCATCAAAATGTAAATGATCGAAGAAAAAAGTGACtttaaacagaaaaaaaaaatcacgTGTGGGGTTGAACCAAGATTGTGGTGCTGCAatttttgaaattgaaatttcactttttttttggttGGATACGAAAAAAGTAAGTGAAGTTTCATTTGCAAAAGACTAAAGGCATTGAAAGGACGCATTCATAACACATTCAGTGGTTTTACTTTTTTTTGGTGGGATCTCTGATATCTTGTGTTACCTTAACTCATGCAATCAAATGGCACGTCCCATTCACTTAGTGGCACATGCATATTGGATCATCACTAATATATAATGAGTTTAGGTATCGTTTGATATAATAttgaatatggtgtattagtaatgttgTTATTAATTATGCTTGAATTAGTTATACTGACATTAACTATGGTGACATATTTCTTATTCAttatttggtttgatgtattaaagcattgcacaatttctgaaagaattgtttgtttacaaaaataccctcataACTAGTCCAtcactttattttaaaaaaaaaacatatgtttgaggaatgtttttatatgaacaaagttttaaaaaaatatttgatttgtctacctatattgtagtatataactaaatatttatttataaaaaaaaatatgctaagtatttatttatttattagggatataattttatttccaactttcttggattatttctaacttgcattaatataatagcatattttaatcaagcaaattttgaaggataattttatctttaactaagctaatgcatgcattaaaacacATTGCATTATTAATACCATGGTTtcttatgcattagttatgcatatgataataataataaatagggtgtacaactaatgcttgcataactaatgcatatgttcaaaaagtgtaccaaacaaggtattatgAATATACaaagttaatgcatgcattattttatctaatgcatcctaccaaacgaccccttacttTCTTGCATTGCtcaattgttgtatttattttaatttatcgAATATGTATAACTTATTAATATAGAATCCAATAATTTAAAAAGATTAGAATTCTGAACATGTAAACTTTAAATCCTAACTCCACATGTGACATTGGTAGTTATAAATCATATTATCAAATTAAAGTGACACATAATAATACATATTTTATAAGTTTAATTTGGTAGCTTATACACTAAAGTAAATAACTTTTTTTAATTGATTAAGATACATCAATGATATGTCTAAATTTAATTATATGTAATTGAAGGATCGTTCGAGATCTTGTTGAAGTTATAAAAATGGACAAACTTGTGTTTTCTCTTACATAGTATGAATCTGAGTTCATCGGATCAGCAAATATAAAATACCAATGATTTCACCAAAATATGATACTTCctctattttaatttatgtatGTAAAACTATTACTATTTTGGAAATCAAATAAAGTTTTCTTCCCACGTTTCTTGCaaatactttttaaatattttgaattgttaactAGTGTGATTTATAGTACTTTTATGTAATTTCTAAATAtgtaattttatttcaaaatatttgaGAATATATGCTCAAATTCACACCTAAATATGACCCTCATACTCTCGAAAAGTTAACACAAACTGAAACAGAGGTAGTATAATTTCTTAGGAGTGTTCATCAGTCAATACGGTACAGTATTTAGATATTTGGGTTCGATATTTTTAGTATTCCTTTTCTTAAAATGATATACCAAAAATCATACCTAATTAAATTTGGTATGAATCGATTTCTCTCCTTTCGATTTTGATTTATTCTGCTCCGCAACCTTGGTTGTTCGACTTGAAtattaactagtgcatagagccataaactgtaatattcttaattaaagtactcaaaaatataaaataaaaacgtTCTAAGCTCAATTGACTATCAACAAAAAATTTATCCATAACCAGCAAGTATCAACACATAGAGTGAGAAAAGGTAAATTATAaaggaataaatttgatcattaaaAATATCTTGTTACTTGGTTAGAGTTAATTTTTGAACTTAGAGAATATAATAAGGACTAATCCAACAAATACAATATCAATCCGTGAGCAACGGAGTAAGAAACACCCTAAAACCATATGAACATTATGAAATTGTTTGACAACCTAGATAGTAAGAGTCAAAATCTGCCTACCTTGTTCCTTCATTTTCCTAAAGAAGTACATGGGTTTATTGCCAACCTTAACGTGAATGCCAAAACAAATATTGTGTAACTTAGTACTCCATATTATAACCCCCAAGGATTGACTGAGTTGATTGTGTGAGTGACTTTCCACGTGGAAAACCTGGGATCGATTCCCCTCACCAGCAGCCTTTTCAGTCAGAGCTCGCCGCACCGGACATGCCTAATCTCATTTACATCTCCTGTGTGGTTTGCGAGCTATTGCACAGTGAGAAAGTTACCGAGTGCACATTCGAAGGATAGCGACGGGTTTCCTTGGGAAATTTTCAAAATTCTtagtatattttaattaataatatgtgtattgtgtaactTAATATATATTTcagtattatttttttaaatgccAAATACCACCTCCtaatagtaatttttttaaaaacttaaaccaATTACCGTACCAAAATATTGAATACCAAAAACtaatattttcaatttttggtaattttgtatttattatattatgCGCAGCCCTATATTATATATAAAAGGGAAGTTGGTGATAGTTTGATTCCCAAGTTCTTTTCTAAAACTCCATAATGGTTTCTCCCGTAGAAGCCATTGTAGGACTAGTAACCCTTACACTTCTCTTCTACTTCCTatggcccaaaaaatttcaaatacCTTCAAAACCATTACCACCGAAAATTCCCGGAGGGTGGCCGGTAATCGGCCATCTTTTCTACTTCGATGATGACGGCGACGACCGTCCATTAGCTCGAAAACTCGGAGACTTAGCTGACAAATACGGCCCGGTTTTCACTTTCCGGCTAGGCCTTCCGCTTGTGTTAGTTGTAAGCAGTTACGAAGCTGTAAAAGACTGCTTCTCTACAAATGACGCCATTTTCTCCAATCGTCCAGCTTTTCTTTACGGTGAATACCTTGGCTACAATAATGCcatgctatttttgacaaaatacGGACCTTATTGgcgaaaaaatagaaaattagtCATTCAGGAAGTTCTCTCTGCTAGTCGTCTCGAAAAATTGAAGCACGTGAGATTTGGTAAAATTCAAACGAGCATTAAGAGTTTATACACTCGAATTGATGGAAATTCGAGTACGATAAATCTAACTGATTGGTTAGAAGAATTGAATTTTGGTCTGATCGTGAAAATGATCGCTGGGAAAAATTATGAATCCGGTAAAGGAGATGAACAAGTGGAGAGATTTAGGAAAGCGTTTaaggattttataattttatcaaTGGAGTTTGTGTTATGGGATGCTTTTCCAATTCCATTGTTCAAATGGGTGGATTTTCAAGGCCATGTTAAGGCCATGAAAAGGACATTTAAGGATATAGATTCTGTTTTTCAGAATTGGTTAGAGGAACATgtcaagaaaagagaaaaaatggaGGTTAATGCACAAGGGAATGAACAAGATTTCATTGATGTGGTGCTTTCAAAAATGAGTAATGAATATCTTGATGAAGGTTACTCTCGTGATACTGTCATAAAAGCAACAGTGTTTGTAagttcattttcatttttcattattcaGTCTGATTTTGAGGAATAGACAggttaataataatttaagtaattAGATTATCTAAATACTAAGGATGATTATATATAGTAAAAATGTAGAATGATAAATGGAAAAAAGATGAGAATTTTTTGTGCCTCGACTAATCTATATATCTTTGGGAGTTAAAAGTGCTTCACCAAAGGGGACTTTTCTTCATAGCTCAAGTTAGAAGTTTGATTATAGATGAAAGAGTATTTATCACTTCACGAACTCTGATGATAAAAGTAAATGAGATATAACCAGTTATAATTGATAGAATAAAACTTCATTACTCCCATTGagcataaaaaaaaaaagtaaaagg is drawn from Nicotiana tabacum cultivar K326 chromosome 9, ASM71507v2, whole genome shotgun sequence and contains these coding sequences:
- the LOC107780157 gene encoding cytochrome P450 CYP82D47-like (The RefSeq protein has 3 substitutions compared to this genomic sequence) is translated as MVSPVEAIVGLVTLTLLFYFLWPKKFQIPSKPLPPKIPGGWPVIGHLFYFDDDGDDRPLARKLGDLADKYGPVFTFRLGLPLVLIVSSYEAVKDCFSTNDAIFSNRPAFLYGEYLGYNNAMLFLTKYGPYWRKNRKLVIQEVLSASRLEKLKHVRFGKIQTSIKSLYTRIDGNSSTINLTDWLEELNFGLIVKMIAGKNYESGKGDEQVERFRKAYKDFIILSMEFVLWDAFPIPLFKWVDFQGYVKAMKRTFKDIDSVFQNWLEEHVKKREKMEVNAQGNEQDFIDVVLSKMSNEYLDEGYSRDTVIKATVFSLVLDAADTVALHMNWGMALLINNQHALKKAQEEIDKKVGKERWVEESDIKDLVYLQAIVKEVLRLYPPGPLLVPHENVEDCVVSGYHIPKGTRLFANVMKLQRDPKLWSNPDKFDPERFFADDIDYRGQHYEFIPFGSGRRSCPGMTYALQVEHLTIAHLIQGFNYKTPNDEPLDMKEGAGLTIRKVNPVEVTITARLAPELY